The DNA segment ttttcagaattttgtggcatattaatttggtatatttgaatataaataccgcactgttttgcttgtaTCTCACTTACTTATGTTATCTGTATTATTCTAaataactatatatttttacttatgAGTTGCTAATATCAGTATTGATTACTACTTAAATTGCATATTATGTTCAAGTTCAAGAAATAGAAGAAAAGATCTTCAAATATTCTTATATTGTATgttcttatatataatatatgttatttattatcttaTCCATAATTATCTATTcatgaaagaaataaaagtaatatcttttgaaaatggaaattttaaatttttataatgagATTTAAATAGAATTGGTTAAAGGAAAAGGTTGgttaaagaaaatgttgaaattagagtccaattttttaaatgtttgctttttagAACATTTAACAATTCTAATATTCATTGATTTAAAATCTTAATGGACAATTCCTTTGGTCCACTTTAAAAGCGTGCTCTATAGACAATCCAGCTTTCGTGGCAATTCCCTTCAGCTTTTCGATTAACCCTCGAGTTGGAAACTTTGTACGTGTTTGAAGTAATAAAAtctctaaataaaaattcaaataatataaattatgaaacaTTTAATGCTTTGTACTTACGCTGACTGCCAGTCACTCTGCCATAAGAGGTTAAATTCATGCAGTTGAAGCTAACTCTATAAGTTTTATAATCTGTATCTATAACCCAATGTTCAGAATATTTCCTAGGTAGTTTCtctaaataaatcaaatattattggagaaattaatgtttaaaaaCAACGCTCACCATATTTCCATACTAACTTTCGAGTTCGGAAATATCCACTACTTTGAAGTC comes from the Drosophila sulfurigaster albostrigata strain 15112-1811.04 chromosome 2L, ASM2355843v2, whole genome shotgun sequence genome and includes:
- the LOC133850176 gene encoding uncharacterized protein LOC133850176 is translated as MFGIWYSHYRTTTQANQTLNCVRSHVREDVDDGLYIKTYYQFPKNNSIVIQRAKIYGLQSSGYFRTRKLVWKYEKLPRKYSEHWVIDTDYKTYRVSFNCMNLTSYGRVTGSQQILLLQTRTKFPTRGLIEKLKGIATKAGLSIEHAFKVDQRNCPLRF